In Sesamum indicum cultivar Zhongzhi No. 13 linkage group LG1, S_indicum_v1.0, whole genome shotgun sequence, the sequence TTGTTATGTGTTGCCGAGGAAGGATTGAGGACTAGGTAGTGAAGACATTTGCCCCAACATCACCTTGCTTCCTGATCTTTCCTGGGTCATGGCACTTTATCATCCCAACTTCACATAGAGTTCTTTTAATGCATCCACATATATTTTccgcttttctttttttttttttggggggtggatataatttttgttattgggTGGTCTATGTTGAACTGCTGGAGGTGTAATTATGGATGGAGGTTTGTAATCTATGCCTCAAAGAGATATAGACCTGTCCATGAATGTCTTCAGCAGCAATAAGTTATATTAGTTTATGGAAGCAGTTAGTTTCCGTTTCCTGCTTTCTGCTGTCTTATATGACAGTTCACATAGGATCTTTTATGTTGCTGCTAATTCAAAATTCTGTCATTTAGGGAGAGCACGTTCTGGAATCATTGTGCTACCATGTGGTGCCGGAAAGTCTTTGGTTGGCGTTTCTGCAGCTTGCAGAATAAGAAAGAGTTGTCTTTGTTTGGCTACAAATGCTGTATCCGTAGATCAATGGGCTTTCCAGTTCAAGTTATGGTCAACCATTAAAGAGGAACAAATCTGTCGTTTCACATCAGATAGCAAAGAGAGATTCCGTGGCAATGCTGGGGTAGTGGTGACAACATATAATATGATTGCATTTGGTGGAAAACGTTCTGAGGAAGCTGAAAAGATCATCGAAGAAATAAGAAACCGTGAGTGGGGGTTGCTTCTCATGGATGAGGTAACATCATTTTTGTAAATGGCTGAAAGTTTTATCCTTGTATTGCATACAGATACAGTGCTGATgcataatttctatttttctttcaggTGCACGTGGTCCCAGCTCACATGTTCAGGAAGGTCATCAGTCTTACAAAATCTCACTGTAAACTTGGGCTTACTGGTACGTCTTCAACAAggttataaaaatagatttaaatatatccTTCAGGTATATCTGCTGCCAGATCATGGACCAGTTTGTTGACCAACTGAAATTTGCAGCAACCCTTGTGAGAGAGGATGAAAGGATTACAGATTTGAACTTCCTTATTGGTCCGAAGTTGTATGAAGCGAATTGGTTGGATTTAGTGAAAGGAGGATTCATTGCGAACGTTCAATGTGCAGAAGTCTGGTGTCCAATGacaaaagaattctttgctGAATATCTGAAGAAGGAAAATTCGAAGAAGAAACAGGTTAATTTTGTCAAGGACAATATATTGTTCCCTTTGTCCTCTCTTATATGATGATAGTCATTCTtgcaaatttatgtttttgtatcTCTTTTCAGAGAAGATTTGATTTCTTTATGTCATAGAATCTTAttgagatatttttatttatagcttGTGAGACTGTGTTACCTGGTAACATAGATTTCTTCTTATGGAAGATTCTTTTGTTCGCCCCTTGAACTCTGCCGCTCCTGACACTTGTTTTCTGTCTACCCCTAGGCTCTTTATGTAATGAATCCTAATAAATTCAGGGCCTGTGAGTTCCTCATCCGGTTCCATGAACAACAGCGGGGTGATAAGATAATAGTGTTTGCCGATAATCTTTTTGCACTGACAGAGTATGCAATGAAGCTTCGGAAACCTATGATTTATGGTGCCACCAggtttgtgtgtttttgttaTTGTGTGAGATTCGATGTACTGATGCTATTTGAATCAGATGTTATAAACTGGACTCATTCCTTAATTTGCAGCCATCCTGAGAGAACCAAAATTCTTGAAGCATTCAAAACCAGTCGAGATGTGAACACCATTTTCCTTTCAAAGGTATGGTACACATTATTTGTAAGCATAACTCCGTTGCCTGGAAGCCTGTGTAAtcaattttgctttttatGGTGGCATTATGGCTGTATGTGCAATTGTGGTGGATAGTTAAGGATTATTGTTCATGATGTTCACTGGCAACATCATCATACATGATTGGTTCTGTTTTGATGTTGAGTCAAAAATTCCTACCTTATAATGGATTtcagtttcttggaattttgtCTGTGGAACCAATGATAGACAGGCCTTGGATAAGCATTATGACCTGAATTACAAGCCAAGACATGTGACACCAATGATGTAGCCTTGATTTACATAACCAAGTACTGATACATATGTGTAAACAGCACCAGCCAGATCATGTTACTGTAGGTGTCTCATGCTTGCAGCTGACTCATGTGATGGAGTATGCACTGGATATTGGTCACTGATTGTATGAAATATGAATCTTTGTTTGcattatcaaatcattttATGTAGGATGCAGTATAAAGCTTTGGCAATGTTGTTGGATTAGGACCATTGACTTTTGTGTTCTGTGTTCCTCTCGAAGTGTATAATGGTTCTAGGAAGGTAATTGCTCGCAATTTGTTTACAGGTGGGTGATAATTCTATAGATATTCCTGAGGCAAATGTGATAATTCAGATTTCATCACATGCTGGTTCAAGGCGACAAGAGGCTCAACGACTTGGGCGTATTCTCAGGGCTAAGGTACATTCTTTGATTGTATATACCCTGCGAACTTAATATCATCATTTCTGTATGTTATTCGAAAAGAGTGATCCCAATATGAAACTTGGACATCCATGTTCATGTTCATGTTCCCATTTCTATTCTCCATTTcttatgttaaaaaaacatTAGCTGGTTCTTCGGCCAAAAGAAGCTAAAACCCCTATATACTTCAAGTTGCCGTCTCGTGGTTAAATTCTCATCTACCCAGTTTGTTAGCCGGATATTCCTTAGGCATGGCATATAACTACGTTATAGTGATTTGAATTAAACACCTTACCATTGGAAATAGGTGTCAACCCTGAAAGTGTGCGGCTTATTCAGTTTCTGTGTCTTGACATGGTTTTGTATATTCTGTTGTTGTGAAACTCTCAATTTTCACTTGTATTCTCTATGGATTTACTTTTAAACTCCAGAGTAGTGTTTTTAGCTTTTCACTTTTGCTTGTCTGCCTTGTTGGTTTACTACTAtcagttaaatatatatcatccttttacatgaaaataattCTTCACATCAGATTTGGTTTTTAGTCGGGAAGAGTTACTCTTACTCTCACTGTTCTTGGTTGTCAGGGAAAGCCTCAGGATAGGGTGGCAGGAGGGAAGGAAGAGTACAACGCATTTTTCTACTCTCTTGTGTCCACCGACACTCAGGTTTAGTTGGTCTTCTAACGTCTAGATCCTGTTGCTTTGTGTCTCTGTTCAGTCCATGGTGATTTTCTGCTTATTTGATGCAGGAGATGTATTATTCAACCAAAAGGCAGCAGTTTTTGATTGATCAAGGATATAGTTTTAAGGTACAATGATATTTGCTTTTTGTATTGCTTGCCCGTTACAGTGAATTATCTGTTTCTCTTGAAAGCCTCTCTTTTTCAATGATTTCTCATGCAATTGTACATCTTCAGTAATAACTCATGAAGGTTTGGACATGATTCCAGTATTGTTCTTTTGACTGTTGAAACTGGTTTCCAGGTAATCACGAGCTTGCCGCCTCCTGATTCAGGACCTGAGTTGAGTTATTATCGCCTTGAAGATCAGCTCGCACTTCTCGCAAAGGTTTATTGGCTTATTTTGTAGCTTGAGATGTTAGTCACTTTCGGCCTAATTAGAAGAGAAAAATTTGGTAATGAAATGCTAATATACTCCTCATCTTATTCTCTAAAAGGTGCTAAGCGCGGGAGATGATGCAGTTGGCTTGGAGCAGCTAGAAGAAGATGCTGATGACATTGCACTTCAAAAAGCCCGTCGTTCGGCCGGATCAATGAGCGCAATGTCCGGAGCCAAGGGAATGGTTTACATGGAATATAGGTACAAATCCTCCATTATCCATTAGCTCTCTGCTAATATTTTCTGTGTATGGGTAGAATCAGTTCAAGAGATCTGGACATGGTATAAGCTCAACTTGAGTTTTCAGACTGCATGGAAGATATTGATTTTGGTCAAAGATCACTATTATAACACCATATTTGAACAcgatatgtatttttttaggtTCCCGATTTTGGTAAAGCTCtctgctaatattttttcagttttcagtCTTCCTGCTCCTACTTATTGGATACTATCACTTGTGGTTTGTCAATTGTCTGCATGTTGGTGTGACCGCGTCTCGTATCTTTGTTGCAGTACTGGGCATAAAAAGCTACAGGGCCAGACAAAGAGCAAGACGAAGGACCCATCTAAGAGACATCACTTATTCAAGAAACGTTTTGGCTGATCAATACAATGCATGTGTTCGTCCGCCTGGTGAAATGGAAAAAGAGCAAGCGGACGAGTTTAGTATAGGAAAGCTTCGAGATCATAGTTACAGCAACTAATGATCAGTGTGTACATAGAGATGCTTTGGTATTGGACATGTTAATCATGAAGTGCACTAAGTAAAGTTTGTGACGAAGATTATGTGGATGCAAAGAGTTAAATGCGTGTAGAGAGTTGAAAATTTGCCCcttttgcataaattttgCGGAAAGGAAAAGTGTTGTTGGAACTCTTTTTGTTAAGCTTCAAAGTCAAACATTAGGTGCAACTGAAGGAGGGAAAACGTTCATTGAATATTTATGAAGTCGGCAATCAATACCAATATAGAGGTTGAATGCACAACAGCAATTAGCAGAGTCTGTGCCGTCAGCTGCCGACAGATCCAAGTGCAGCCCAGTTTTAGGTGTCACCTCATTTGGTATTTGGTAAAAGACGCCAGAGTCATCCGAAACCTAAGATGCACTAGGTGaactcactctctctctctctctctatatatatattgatccGACTGAGATCGCGGGTCGCGCTGTATGTCGTCCCCTTCAGCTCCGACGGATCCTTTATAACCTGACAACAGGAACAAACCTCACCAAGCCGGAGTAGATACCGGCGTAGAtgctccgacgctcaagtcagtaTTGGGGATTCtctccaataaaaaatataagttctaaatattgtgaaaagtgaaatagaaaaacagACCAACCTTTTTTTCTCCCTTCCTTCTTCTCTTTATATTGATCCTTTTTCGTGTCCTCTGCACGATCCTTATGCCCGCTTCCACGACCGGTCATCTCGCTATCGTGGCCCACCTTTTGCGGGTATAAGATTGCCCTTAACTGTCTTTAAGATTAGTCCACGTAAAAGAATAGGTTTAATCCCTATTTTTATGCCTTTATCTCTATCCTTCATACTGAGGGTATATTAGTCTTTTGTTATCTCCCttcatcattactcccccactttttGAAGTGTCGTCACTTCAAGAAGTTGAACAGCTCTGTCCGACGGCTCGCTTGACGTTCTTGGTATCCTTGCGATTGTCCACGTGTCTCTTATCGAGCTGTGCCTCGATTTACGTTCTCCAAAGGGACAGCTGTTGTATACTGATTGGGTAACGGTCATCTCTTCACTGCCttcccaaatatatatatacagagcCGTTTCAAATTGTTCTCTCCCTTCCGCTTTTTACTCGAGTACTGTTGCTGCGAAGCGTTACATCTTCGAGTGTTTTTCTTCCTCTAGCTGGCTGTCCCTTCTTcaactcttcttcttccccgAGTCCTCCAGGTACCATGTCTTCCTCTAATACCTCTAACATAGGTTCTAATTCTGCTGATATCTCTTCGTCCGCTCCTTCCAACATGCTTCTTAGGGATTTAGTTCCTCCTAGGCGCAGACCCCGTTCTAACCGTACTAGCAACCCAAATTTAAGTAGGGCTCCTGCTCCCGAGAATCCCCAAACTGTCTTACAGCCTACTCCCTGGGCCGAGATAATTAGCACTGTGAGGTTACAAAtacagaagataaaagaaaaattcttcattCCTTCTAACTATGAGATAATAATTCCTTTGTCATCCGATCGCATGTACCGGCCTCCCCCAgggttttgttctttttctctgCAACACTTTGAGGCAGGATTACGTTTTCCCTTACCCCCTAGCGTAGCCCTAATCCTTCGCCGCTTGAATCTATGCCCTATGCAATTATCCCCCAACTCCATACGCCACATTATTCTGTTCATCATTATTATGCGTGTACATAGGTTTGAACCAAGCTTCGAAAATTTTTGGTCGTTATATTCTTTCACGACCTCAGTACGATCTGGAGATAATGGTTTCTTCTACTTAACCTCCCGAAAGGAATGTAGGTTCTTAGACCCCCTTACATCCAACGTTGGTCCCTGGAAATCCCATTTTATCTTTGTTAGACCCCCCCCTGGTCGCGAATGGCCTTTCTCTTTAGACTGGAAGGTAGATAAACCTACCCCTCTTACTGAAGGTGAGGATTTAGATGGGGATCAGATAAGCAGCATTACTTCCTACCGGTATAATCCCAAGAAGATTCTAGTCGAAGAGATACTTTGGCTCGCCCATCTAACTCCTGCCCCTCTCCAGGTGGAGGGTACCTTAGGTGATCCGATTTCCTATTCcttcttcttattttatccTACGATATTTAACTGGACTCTCCTTTTTCCCTCTTTGCAGTTTCCATGGTAAGTCAAGCTCGTATTAACAAGCGTCTTCGAGCTCAGATTCAGGCTCGGTCTCAAGCCCAAGCTGCTATGAAAATTGCCTCTTCCCAACCTGTGGCAGCCGCTTCCTCAACACCAGATACTACTACACCTCCTTGTCAGATTCCCATCGAAGTAGGTAGTGAAGAAACTCAGGCACGCAACCTCCTTCCCCCTAATCATCCTGCCGCTTAGTCTCCTAGCTGGAGATTACAGGATCATGCCCCAAATGATGGAGATTTTGCTGAGTCCTCCCGAAAGAGGAAGTCCCGCGGCAAATCACCCTTCCGTCCCAACCTCCTAGGGCCTACTCAATCTCAATCTGGTGGAGGATTACCTTCGGATGGGACCGGGTCAGAGATCAGGCGGAACATGGATGTACTACGAGGTCTCACAGATTATTGGAGGACTGCTCGATCAGAGCTTCGAGGCCCCGATCATCCTGTGGCCCAAATGGAAGGGGATAAATGGATCCCTGATTGGCAAATCTCTCCTAACAGCTCAGTATTTCGAACTCGCTCAGGCCAAGATTCCTGGGAGCTGTATGATGCTAACTGCCTTCTTCTCGATCAGGCCGCTCTTTTGCAAACCTCATTCACCCGAATGGAAGAACATTGTGCCCACTCACTTGTCCAGGTATCTTATTTCacacttattatttttgcttGTCCTTGAATTTCTCTAACTGTTTGCTGTTTAGGCGTCCAACTTTGTACGAGGTCTCAGTCTGAAGTGTGCTGGTTTTCGCCACAATCAAATGGCAGCGGACCGTACAATCCGTGATTTGAGGGCCCAACTTGCTCGTTTTACCTCCAAGGAAGAAGAATGGTCGAGATCGATGTCGACCCAGGAGGCTCGAATCAAAGAACTTGAAGCGCAAGTGGTCTCTGAGGCTTCCAAAGCAGCTGCCGAAGGAGAAAAACGAGGTTTTGAAGCGGGTCATGCGGCAGGGAAGATCGTGGGTGTTGCTGAAGGTCGCGAGATCTATTTGAAGTCAGAGGAGTTTACACAACAAATTCGAGGAATTCGCCTCCAAGGTGTCCGGGATTTTTTAAAGACCCCCACCTTTGACTCTGCTGTGGAAATTAAAGCTGCCGACTACCTACTACAAGGTTTTGATCGCTGCAAGTCCCAGATTTCTCACCTTCAAGGATTTGCTCCCAACTTTGATACATCTCGCCTCAATCCCAGTTTGGATGCTAATCTTCATCCTTTACCTGAGGAGGATGATACACCCTCCcctgaaaatgatgaattttctgttcttatggatgaaattgaaaacatgTAACTTCCTTTACTGCCTTTTCTTGGGACTGTTCAAGGTATCgatattttgatctttttcagatacaATTTAACGCGATCGATTTGCTATCTGTAAAAAGTTTGAGATAGACAGAgctttaaaattgaaatgatctTTCAcagataaagaaagaaaaaccaacTTCAGTGACCTTTTTCAGGCCATGCCTTAACCTTTCACAggttattatttacattagtCTTTTTCAGACTAGACATTCGTAATCTTTCCCAGATCAATCTTCCTAAGATCGTTCTATTTGAACGTAACGACCTTAAACATAGAATCTCTTGAGGTTTTGAATATTCCACGGTCGTGGTAACTCCTTGCCTTGAGCATCCTGTAACTTGTATGTCCCTTTCCCCACGATCTCGATGACTTTGAAAGGTCCTTCCCAATTGGGGTCGAGCTTCCCATCGATGACCTTGAAAGGTCCCTCCCAGTTAGGGTCGAGCTTTCCAACATGTTTTGAGACTTCAACCTTTCTCAATACTAAGTCCCCCACTTGCAACGACCTGTGTTTGACATTTTTATCATAGCCTCTCAGCATCAAGCTTTTGTGATGCAACATTTTCACCCGTGCTGCCTCCCTCTTTTCTTCTACCAGGTCCAAGTCAAATGCTCGCTCTTCCTGGTTCTTCCTTAGGTCGAAGCTCTCGATCCTCTGTGATTCTTCTCCTATCTCTGCAGGAATTACCGCTTCAGAACCATAAACTAAAGAAAAGGGGGTTTCACCTGTTGAAGTTCTAGGAGTCGTTCTATATGCCCATAATACTCCTGGGAGTTCATCGCACCAGTCCCTCTTCGAGCTCAGCCGGGCTTTCAAATGTTGTAATATAATTCTGTTCGTTACCTCTGTCTGGCCATTTGATTGGGGATGCCCTACTGCTGTGAAGTTTTGTCGTATCTTTAATTCCCGAAGCCATGCAGTTATTTGTCTGCCCTGGAATTGTGTCCCGTTATCAGATATTAAGACCCTGGGTATTCCGAACCTGCATACTATGTTTTTCCATATGAAATTTATGGCTTCCTTTTCAGTGATTCTCGAGACAGGCTCTGCTTCCACCCACTTAGAGAAATACTCTACGGCCACTATCACAAACTTCTTTTGACCTTGACCTGGCGGAAAAGGTCCCAATATGTCTATACCCCATTGGTCGAATGGACAAGTAATGGAGACGGGAGTCATAGGTACCGCCTGAGTGTGAATCTGCGAAGCAAACTTTTGACATTTATCACATCTTCGTACAAATTCTTTGCAATCCCTCATCAATGTTGGCCAAAAATAACC encodes:
- the LOC105158130 gene encoding DNA repair helicase XPB1, with the translated sequence MNGDKGRPSKKFKFSKEEYRASAVEDDSHFMEDLDDDLRDGEGKKRDFSKLELKPDHANRPLWACADGRIFLETFSPLYKQAYDFLIAIAEPVCRPESMHEYNLTPHSLYAAVSVGLETETIISVLNKLSKTKLPKEMIDFIHSSTANYGKVKLVLKKNRYFVESPFPEVLNRLLKDEVIGRARISSEGIHGSDGFTVGKSAGEIEGAHDELLNEAELAAAAEEKETHSFEIDPAQVENVKQRCLPNGLNYPMLEEYDFRNDTVNPDLEVELKPHAQPRPYQEKSLSKMFGNGRARSGIIVLPCGAGKSLVGVSAACRIRKSCLCLATNAVSVDQWAFQFKLWSTIKEEQICRFTSDSKERFRGNAGVVVTTYNMIAFGGKRSEEAEKIIEEIRNREWGLLLMDEVHVVPAHMFRKVISLTKSHCKLGLTATLVREDERITDLNFLIGPKLYEANWLDLVKGGFIANVQCAEVWCPMTKEFFAEYLKKENSKKKQALYVMNPNKFRACEFLIRFHEQQRGDKIIVFADNLFALTEYAMKLRKPMIYGATSHPERTKILEAFKTSRDVNTIFLSKVGDNSIDIPEANVIIQISSHAGSRRQEAQRLGRILRAKGKPQDRVAGGKEEYNAFFYSLVSTDTQEMYYSTKRQQFLIDQGYSFKVITSLPPPDSGPELSYYRLEDQLALLAKVLSAGDDAVGLEQLEEDADDIALQKARRSAGSMSAMSGAKGMVYMEYSTGHKKLQGQTKSKTKDPSKRHHLFKKRFG